A genomic segment from Bacteroidia bacterium encodes:
- a CDS encoding 4-hydroxy-3-methylbut-2-enyl diphosphate reductase, translating into MEGSLNLKVAIDDNSGFCFGVVYAIQMAEDYLDAHGYLYCLGDIVHNDEEVERLKKRGLITIDHEQFRNLRSERVLIRAHGEPPETYRIALENDIELIDASCPVVLKLQHRVKESFDSKASPIFIYGKHGHAEVAGLKGQTNEEAVVFQDISELENIDLPESATLFSQTTKNTETLYEIRDYFKKRGVELKFNDTICRQVSNRDVLLRDFVQKYDKIVFVAGTKSSNGKVLFNVCKKFNSHSHFVSSSDEIEKSWFSSNESVGICGATSTPMWLMEEVKQCLQKF; encoded by the coding sequence ATGGAAGGTTCATTGAATCTTAAAGTTGCAATTGACGACAATTCGGGTTTTTGCTTTGGAGTGGTTTACGCCATTCAGATGGCCGAAGATTATCTGGATGCCCATGGCTATCTCTACTGCCTGGGCGATATTGTTCATAATGATGAGGAAGTGGAGCGCCTGAAAAAACGGGGGCTTATTACGATTGACCATGAGCAGTTCCGAAACCTGCGCAGCGAACGCGTCCTGATACGGGCGCATGGTGAACCCCCGGAAACATATCGGATAGCGCTGGAAAACGATATTGAACTGATTGATGCATCCTGCCCCGTGGTACTGAAGCTACAGCACAGAGTGAAGGAAAGCTTTGACAGCAAAGCTTCTCCAATTTTCATTTATGGGAAACACGGCCATGCAGAAGTGGCCGGGCTTAAAGGTCAGACCAACGAAGAGGCAGTTGTATTTCAGGATATTTCTGAACTTGAAAATATTGACCTTCCTGAAAGTGCCACGCTCTTTAGCCAAACTACCAAGAACACGGAAACACTTTATGAGATCCGGGACTATTTTAAGAAGCGGGGAGTGGAGCTGAAATTTAATGATACTATATGCAGGCAGGTATCAAATCGGGATGTGTTGCTCCGTGATTTCGTCCAGAAATATGACAAGATCGTCTTTGTGGCCGGCACTAAATCTTCCAATGGCAAAGTGCTATTTAATGTGTGCAAAAAATTTAACAGCCACAGCCACTTCGTCAGCAGCTCCGATGAAATTGAAAAATCCTGGTTTAGCAGTAATGAGTCAGTAGGAATTTGCGGAGCTACTTCCACGCCCATGTGGTTGATGGAAGAAGTAAAACAATGCCTTCAGAAGTTCTGA
- a CDS encoding PA2169 family four-helix-bundle protein: protein MQKEQKKAVDKLNDLVQICNDGRKGYLDAAENVEDGNLKTIFRSAGQQRTELAAQLQNEITKLGGAPAHEGDTQGVLHRIWMDVRSAFAGNDNEAVLKEVERGEETAVEHYSEAIDTLEVPEYLKDTLRQQQSKIQQTLNEVRKIKSTVAS, encoded by the coding sequence ATGCAAAAGGAACAGAAAAAAGCCGTGGATAAATTGAACGATCTCGTTCAAATATGTAACGATGGAAGGAAGGGATATCTGGATGCTGCTGAAAATGTCGAAGATGGAAACCTTAAGACCATCTTTCGCAGTGCAGGCCAGCAACGGACGGAATTAGCCGCACAACTTCAGAATGAAATTACAAAGTTAGGTGGCGCACCTGCTCATGAGGGTGATACCCAGGGAGTGCTCCACCGAATATGGATGGATGTGCGTTCTGCTTTTGCAGGAAACGATAACGAAGCCGTACTGAAGGAAGTGGAACGTGGAGAAGAAACTGCCGTTGAACATTACTCAGAGGCTATTGATACACTTGAGGTTCCGGAATACCTGAAGGATACGTTGAGACAGCAGCAGAGCAAGATTCAGCAAACCCTGAACGAGGTGAGAAAAATCAAAAGTACCGTAGCCTCGTAA
- a CDS encoding SPASM domain-containing protein translates to MPTLNDSLNFLSKMTPARAWNGAKVLGSYYLSRISGQPWQAGKPISISIEPTTSCNLRCPECPSGLRAFDRPTGMLQPEMFQNIIGQLQRQTLYLTLYFQGEPYLNPHFYEMVAHAARQKMYVATSTNAHYLDDDNARKTIESGLSRLIISIDGTSQHVYEQYRKGGQLNKVLEGTQNIVKWKKKLRSKTPHIIFQYLVVKPNEHQVEDVKKLAVEMGVDEVKFKTAQLYSYKHGNDLMPENPKYSRYKKLKDGTFGIKNKLMNHCWRLWHSCVFTWDGKVVPCCFDKDAEHRMGDLNDKPFGQIWQSEPYQNFRKALLKSRSEIDICSNCTEGTKVWAD, encoded by the coding sequence ATGCCCACACTCAATGACAGTCTCAATTTCCTCAGTAAAATGACGCCTGCCCGTGCGTGGAATGGCGCCAAAGTACTGGGCAGCTATTACCTTTCCCGCATCAGTGGCCAGCCGTGGCAGGCCGGCAAGCCTATCAGCATTTCCATTGAGCCGACTACCTCCTGCAATCTGCGCTGCCCGGAATGCCCAAGCGGCCTGCGCGCCTTCGACCGCCCAACGGGAATGTTGCAGCCTGAAATGTTCCAAAATATCATCGGGCAGTTGCAGCGGCAAACGCTTTACCTCACGCTGTATTTCCAGGGCGAGCCTTATCTCAATCCGCATTTCTATGAAATGGTAGCGCACGCAGCACGGCAAAAAATGTATGTGGCTACCTCTACCAACGCCCATTACCTTGATGATGACAATGCCCGGAAAACCATTGAATCAGGCCTTTCGCGGCTTATTATTTCCATTGACGGCACTTCCCAGCACGTTTATGAACAATACCGCAAAGGAGGACAATTGAACAAGGTTTTGGAAGGCACGCAAAATATTGTGAAATGGAAAAAGAAGCTGCGGAGCAAAACGCCTCATATTATTTTTCAATACCTGGTGGTGAAACCGAACGAGCATCAGGTGGAGGATGTAAAAAAGCTGGCAGTGGAAATGGGCGTGGATGAGGTCAAGTTCAAGACGGCTCAGCTTTACAGCTATAAACATGGCAACGACCTGATGCCGGAAAACCCGAAATATTCCCGCTATAAAAAACTGAAGGACGGAACTTTTGGTATTAAGAATAAACTGATGAACCACTGCTGGCGGCTCTGGCATAGCTGCGTTTTTACCTGGGACGGTAAAGTAGTCCCCTGCTGCTTTGACAAGGACGCTGAGCACAGGATGGGAGACCTGAACGATAAGCCGTTCGGGCAGATATGGCAAAGCGAGCCTTATCAGAATTTCAGGAAAGCGCTCCTTAAAAGCCGCAGCGAAATTGACATTTGCAGCAACTGCACGGAAGGAACAAAGGTGTGGGCAGATTAA
- the bshC gene encoding bacillithiol biosynthesis cysteine-adding enzyme BshC, giving the protein MKKETIPYPDTSIIRDIILDYLRDDPFLRPYHSFKPELTGAAQAIAERPPHPVDRQALAQVLKEQYKDLLPEHPDVEKQIQLLQNDSTFTVTTGHQLNIFTGFLFFIYKIISTINYSKKLKHAFPEQDFVPVYWMATEDHDFEEISEVNLFGKNWRWELDAKGKVGSLSPSTLKPLLDKLEPEMQEPLGQELMQLFQKAYLEHETLAAAHRYLVQNLFKGHGLVILDADDNKLKSVLIPVMKADMFSDVNEQLINKTKEELAKKYKLPVNPREINFFYLQKDLRERIVEHEGIWKVLHADVSWTQETLEKEIEKYPERFSPNVAMRPIYQEMVLPNLAYIGGTNEIAYWFELKRVFDHHKVFFPQLMLRNSVLTVRKRVLKKIIKLNLAPRDFFMHRDQLVRKHVKQAAQTEVLEREVLEAAALFTSARDRSARLDADVHSFIVKHTTEYIKGMDHFLEKLNRHLKKLNEKEVAEIDLIYSEFYPNGTFQERQANFITFYLQYGQEWFDALFENLDPLAQDVVILEE; this is encoded by the coding sequence GTGAAAAAAGAGACAATCCCCTACCCGGATACCTCCATCATCAGGGATATTATTCTTGACTATCTCCGGGATGACCCATTTCTCCGGCCGTATCACAGCTTCAAGCCCGAACTGACCGGAGCGGCCCAGGCTATTGCCGAACGGCCCCCACATCCGGTTGACCGGCAGGCGCTGGCGCAAGTACTGAAAGAGCAATATAAGGACTTGCTTCCAGAGCATCCTGACGTTGAGAAGCAAATTCAATTATTACAAAACGACAGCACATTTACGGTTACCACCGGCCATCAACTCAATATATTTACAGGGTTTCTCTTTTTTATTTATAAAATCATTTCCACCATCAATTATTCAAAAAAGCTGAAGCACGCTTTTCCTGAACAGGATTTCGTGCCGGTTTATTGGATGGCTACGGAAGATCATGATTTTGAGGAAATCAGCGAAGTGAATCTCTTTGGAAAGAATTGGCGCTGGGAGCTGGATGCAAAAGGCAAAGTAGGTTCACTGTCACCTTCTACGCTTAAACCACTGCTGGACAAACTGGAACCTGAGATGCAGGAACCATTAGGACAGGAGCTTATGCAACTTTTCCAAAAAGCCTATTTGGAACATGAGACCCTGGCCGCTGCCCATCGCTATTTGGTACAAAACCTATTTAAAGGTCATGGTCTGGTAATTCTGGATGCGGATGACAATAAACTTAAGTCCGTGCTTATACCGGTAATGAAGGCGGATATGTTCAGTGACGTGAATGAGCAACTCATAAATAAAACAAAAGAGGAACTGGCTAAAAAGTATAAGTTGCCGGTAAACCCGCGTGAAATTAATTTTTTTTATCTGCAAAAAGATTTGCGGGAAAGAATAGTGGAGCATGAGGGAATTTGGAAAGTATTGCACGCTGACGTAAGCTGGACGCAGGAAACGCTTGAAAAGGAAATAGAAAAATATCCGGAGCGATTTAGCCCCAATGTGGCCATGCGGCCAATATATCAGGAGATGGTTCTGCCCAACCTTGCATACATTGGCGGTACCAATGAAATCGCTTACTGGTTTGAGTTAAAACGCGTATTTGATCATCACAAAGTTTTCTTCCCTCAATTGATGTTAAGAAACTCCGTGCTTACGGTGCGGAAACGCGTGCTAAAAAAGATTATTAAATTAAACCTTGCACCCCGCGATTTTTTCATGCACAGAGATCAGTTAGTGCGTAAACATGTAAAGCAAGCTGCGCAGACAGAAGTACTTGAGCGGGAAGTATTGGAGGCCGCTGCACTTTTTACCAGTGCGCGCGACCGCTCTGCCAGGCTTGATGCTGATGTGCATTCATTTATTGTGAAACATACCACCGAATACATCAAGGGCATGGATCATTTTCTGGAAAAGCTAAACCGTCACCTGAAAAAGCTGAACGAAAAGGAAGTGGCGGAAATTGATTTAATTTATTCTGAATTTTATCCAAACGGCACATTCCAGGAACGCCAGGCCAATTTTATTACCTTTTACCTGCAATACGGGCAAGAGTGGTTTGATGCCTTGTTTGAAAATCTTGATCCGCTCGCGCAAGATGTGGTGATATTGGAGGAGTAA
- a CDS encoding outer membrane lipoprotein carrier protein LolA codes for MKALLHTLFALFLAVTPALSQKDVKAEQILNELSKKYKNFKTIKADFRYILEMKSDDFKEEQTGTIYLKNDMFKLSFGDQMIMSDNVNMWTYLKDVNEVQVDKYRPDDMEIKPNELFMIYDKDFLYRFVEEKKEGDRTLQVIELTPNNKEESYFKIKISIDKNKKELVRTVIYEKSGNLYTYEITSFTPNVSLDESFFRFETQKHPGVTVVDLR; via the coding sequence ATGAAAGCCTTACTGCACACACTTTTCGCTTTGTTCCTGGCCGTCACTCCTGCTCTTTCGCAGAAAGATGTAAAAGCTGAACAAATCCTCAATGAACTCAGCAAAAAATATAAAAATTTCAAGACGATCAAGGCAGATTTCAGGTACATCCTTGAGATGAAATCGGATGATTTTAAGGAAGAGCAAACCGGCACAATATACCTCAAAAATGATATGTTTAAGCTCTCTTTTGGAGACCAGATGATCATGAGCGATAATGTGAATATGTGGACTTACCTCAAAGATGTCAACGAGGTGCAGGTTGATAAATATCGCCCGGACGATATGGAGATTAAGCCCAATGAGCTTTTTATGATTTATGATAAAGATTTCCTCTACAGATTTGTAGAAGAAAAAAAAGAAGGTGACCGCACTCTGCAGGTTATTGAACTTACTCCTAATAACAAGGAAGAGTCTTATTTTAAAATTAAGATCTCAATAGATAAAAATAAAAAGGAACTTGTCAGGACGGTAATCTATGAAAAGAGTGGCAATCTTTATACTTATGAAATTACCAGTTTCACACCTAACGTATCATTAGACGAGTCCTTCTTTCGTTTTGAGACGCAAAAACATCCCGGAGTAACGGTTGTAGATCTGAGATAA
- a CDS encoding DNA translocase FtsK: MANQGNTFKNSNKRTSGKKKSSKRRFNLSFKGGTKWVRVGGILMVTIALILLIAFTSFFFTGQADHSQATVFSWDDFRNANPEQVRNWLGSLGAWLSYIFIYRWFGIASYLFIPVIFLLGFRMLFGFFLVPFFRMLYVSLFFIFWISFTLGLVTSGPYDFLAGGFGYHAQLWMRGLLGMAGAIIFSFITLLGFLMLAFNLQIPEFRRKSKLQPDGAPGTANQPDTFGKEYDMDSFKTPETEDREEAEADGTIEDLEEETKEEEFTLKVESKAPKQIPKENEQEDLSLEIAEVEEDELVNIKAPSNDYDPTLDLSNYRYPTLDLLEDHGEEKRQIDPKELEQRKDLIVGTLRNYNIEIDKIKAAVGPTVTLYEIIPAAGVRISKIKNLEDDIALSLAALGIRIIAPIPGRGTIGIEVPNQHPEMVSMRSVISSAKFQNTTYDLPIVLGKTISNEVFVTDLTKMPHLLMAGATGQGKSVGLNAIITSLLYKKHPSQIKFVLVDPKKVELTLYRRIEKHFLAKLPNDEESIITDTKLVVNTLNSLCIEMDKRYDLLKDALVRNIKEYNTKFIARKLNPQKGHRYLPYIVLVIDELADLMMTAGKEVELPIARLAQLARAIGIHLILATQRPSVNIITGTIKANFPARLAFRVTSKIDSRTILDAGGAEQLIGRGDMLFSTGGDLLRLQCPFVDTPEVEVITNFIGDQQGYAIAHQLPEVEDEGSSMAGDIGGIEDWDEFFEDAAHVVVQNQQGSTSLIQRRMKLGYNRAGRIMDQLEAAGIVGQNEGSKAREVLIPDEYALDQLLTNLRSKT, encoded by the coding sequence ATGGCGAACCAAGGAAATACTTTTAAAAACAGCAATAAGCGCACATCAGGCAAGAAAAAATCCTCGAAGCGCAGGTTCAATCTCTCCTTTAAAGGAGGTACGAAATGGGTACGCGTTGGTGGCATTTTGATGGTTACAATAGCACTGATCCTGCTCATTGCTTTCACTTCGTTTTTCTTCACCGGCCAGGCCGACCATTCTCAGGCCACTGTCTTTAGCTGGGACGATTTCAGGAACGCCAATCCAGAGCAGGTGCGCAACTGGCTTGGAAGCCTGGGAGCATGGTTAAGCTATATCTTTATTTACCGTTGGTTTGGTATCGCCAGCTATCTTTTCATTCCTGTCATTTTTCTTCTTGGCTTCCGGATGTTGTTCGGGTTCTTCCTCGTTCCCTTTTTTAGAATGCTTTACGTAAGCCTGTTCTTTATTTTCTGGATTTCATTTACGCTCGGCCTCGTCACTAGCGGCCCTTATGATTTCCTGGCAGGGGGATTTGGATACCACGCACAGTTGTGGATGCGCGGCCTCCTCGGCATGGCTGGGGCTATTATCTTCAGCTTCATCACATTGCTCGGTTTTCTGATGCTGGCCTTCAATCTCCAGATTCCTGAATTCCGTAGAAAGTCCAAACTGCAACCGGATGGCGCTCCCGGAACGGCAAATCAGCCGGATACTTTTGGAAAGGAATACGATATGGATTCTTTTAAAACGCCTGAAACCGAGGACCGGGAAGAGGCAGAAGCTGATGGAACGATTGAAGACCTGGAAGAGGAAACGAAGGAAGAAGAATTCACACTGAAGGTTGAAAGCAAGGCTCCAAAGCAAATCCCGAAAGAAAACGAACAGGAGGATCTTTCGCTCGAAATAGCAGAAGTTGAGGAAGATGAACTGGTAAATATTAAGGCGCCCTCCAACGACTACGACCCAACGCTGGATCTTTCCAATTACCGCTATCCGACCCTGGACCTTCTGGAAGACCACGGAGAAGAAAAACGACAGATAGACCCAAAAGAACTGGAGCAGCGTAAAGACCTGATCGTAGGAACACTCCGGAATTATAATATTGAGATTGATAAGATTAAAGCAGCAGTAGGTCCTACCGTTACTTTATACGAGATCATTCCGGCAGCGGGGGTTCGTATTTCCAAGATTAAGAATCTGGAAGATGACATTGCGCTTAGCCTCGCAGCTTTGGGTATCCGAATCATCGCACCCATTCCCGGACGCGGAACGATTGGTATAGAAGTACCTAATCAGCACCCTGAGATGGTGAGCATGCGGTCCGTTATTTCTTCGGCCAAATTTCAGAATACCACTTATGACCTTCCAATTGTGCTGGGAAAGACCATCAGCAATGAGGTGTTCGTCACAGACCTCACTAAAATGCCACACCTGTTGATGGCGGGTGCTACCGGCCAGGGGAAATCCGTGGGGCTGAATGCAATTATTACTTCGTTGCTCTACAAAAAGCATCCTTCGCAAATCAAGTTTGTGCTGGTAGATCCCAAAAAAGTGGAGCTAACCCTGTATCGCAGAATTGAAAAACACTTTCTCGCAAAGCTTCCGAATGATGAAGAATCCATTATTACGGATACAAAGCTGGTTGTCAATACGCTGAACTCTCTTTGTATTGAAATGGACAAACGCTACGATCTTTTAAAGGATGCGCTGGTGCGAAACATTAAGGAATATAATACGAAGTTCATCGCGCGGAAGCTGAACCCACAAAAGGGCCATCGCTATTTACCCTATATCGTGCTCGTGATAGACGAGCTTGCCGACCTTATGATGACGGCCGGAAAAGAGGTGGAATTGCCCATTGCGAGGCTGGCACAACTTGCCCGCGCCATTGGTATTCACCTGATCCTGGCTACGCAGCGGCCTTCGGTAAATATTATAACCGGAACCATAAAAGCCAATTTTCCTGCGCGCCTTGCTTTTCGCGTAACCTCCAAGATTGATTCCCGGACCATTTTGGATGCAGGCGGAGCAGAACAGCTCATAGGTCGTGGCGACATGCTGTTCTCTACCGGTGGCGATTTGTTGCGGCTTCAATGCCCCTTCGTAGATACGCCCGAAGTGGAGGTGATCACTAACTTTATCGGTGACCAACAAGGATATGCAATTGCCCACCAGTTGCCGGAGGTGGAGGATGAAGGCTCATCAATGGCCGGAGACATAGGAGGCATTGAGGACTGGGATGAATTTTTTGAGGATGCCGCACATGTTGTTGTACAAAATCAGCAGGGATCCACCTCTCTGATTCAGCGCAGAATGAAGCTTGGCTACAACCGCGCAGGAAGAATAATGGACCAGTTGGAAGCTGCCGGAATTGTAGGCCAGAATGAAGGCAGCAAAGCACGGGAAGTACTGATCCCGGACGAATATGCTTTGGACCAGTTATTGACAAACCTGCGTTCAAAAACCTGA
- a CDS encoding glycosyl hydrolase family 28-related protein, which yields MPAKIFLIIFFLSISVAAYSQVIPSSKRVDWTQVGLESKMDTPSLILNVMDFGVAADAATDDFPAIDSAIQSLNGSPGIIYFPSGIYLVKSTLVLPDSIILAGFSSDSTTLLFDLPSSGMNCINMGRGQRGSFVSVTGGAFRGSSSISVSGSSGFSAGDWVEIRQQNGSWDVQPASGVDYCVGQVVKLAAVNGNQFTLDQALRISYNASLNPELRKLNPARQIGIENLKVERKTDPGSGAGRNFSYTYAVNCWLSGIESKKSIGAHVLLNISSHISITGSYFHEAFTYDGSGTRGYGICLIQHSGDVLVEDNIFRKLRHAMVVKQGANGNVFGYNYSLEPTRSEFQSDYGGDISAHGHFPFANLFEGNIVQNIHLDYAWGPAGPLNTFFRNRAELFGIWMTSGSYPSDSQNFVGNEVTHVEQCLYFCLLKKGNYSLAGSGHFEYGNLIKGTSSQGIITPPNTGTLADKSYYLSGTPAFWNVADTFPSIGPGNLLDSGSTPAFDRYHFASAKTISNDVLPVELTTFRVIPGKTTVVIEWSTASENNNDYFVVERSADLHSIDDVVKVDGAGDSWIPLSYKATDEQPLQGVSYYRLRQIDFNGEINFHKWVAVRIEMNQPVKAYPQPVAGQQLWLELPGEMRLPVSIYITDAAGRQVLREQQDEYKAAHLLPSGLKGIYTLTVIDAGQQVERLNISVL from the coding sequence ATGCCAGCTAAAATTTTCCTGATTATATTTTTCCTTTCTATTTCTGTTGCAGCTTATTCACAGGTCATTCCTTCCTCAAAACGCGTGGATTGGACGCAGGTGGGGCTGGAGAGTAAAATGGATACGCCTTCGCTCATTCTCAACGTCATGGATTTTGGTGTAGCGGCAGATGCCGCTACAGATGACTTTCCTGCGATTGACAGTGCTATCCAATCCTTAAATGGCAGCCCGGGCATTATCTATTTTCCATCAGGAATTTATCTCGTCAAATCTACCCTTGTGCTGCCTGACAGCATTATCCTCGCAGGATTTTCAAGTGACAGCACCACCCTGCTTTTCGACCTGCCTTCATCAGGTATGAACTGCATAAATATGGGCAGAGGGCAACGGGGCAGCTTTGTATCCGTTACCGGTGGAGCCTTCCGCGGATCCTCTTCCATCAGCGTTTCCGGGAGTTCAGGTTTCAGTGCTGGTGATTGGGTAGAGATCCGCCAGCAGAACGGCTCATGGGATGTGCAGCCCGCTTCAGGTGTAGATTATTGCGTTGGCCAGGTGGTGAAGTTGGCTGCGGTCAATGGAAATCAGTTTACCCTGGATCAGGCATTGCGCATTAGTTACAATGCTTCGCTCAATCCGGAATTAAGGAAGCTGAATCCGGCAAGGCAAATCGGTATTGAAAACCTGAAAGTGGAACGGAAAACAGATCCCGGTTCCGGAGCCGGAAGAAATTTTTCCTACACCTATGCGGTAAACTGCTGGCTAAGCGGTATTGAAAGCAAGAAGAGCATTGGTGCTCACGTGCTGTTGAATATATCTTCTCATATTTCCATCACCGGCAGTTATTTCCATGAAGCCTTTACCTATGATGGTTCCGGGACGCGCGGCTATGGCATTTGCCTCATTCAGCATTCGGGCGATGTGCTGGTGGAGGACAATATCTTCAGAAAGTTGCGACATGCTATGGTCGTAAAGCAAGGGGCAAATGGAAATGTGTTCGGCTACAATTACTCTCTGGAGCCTACACGAAGCGAATTTCAAAGCGATTATGGCGGAGATATTTCCGCACATGGCCACTTTCCATTTGCTAATCTTTTTGAAGGCAATATCGTCCAGAATATTCACCTGGATTACGCCTGGGGTCCTGCAGGTCCGCTTAATACTTTCTTCAGGAACCGGGCAGAATTATTTGGTATATGGATGACTTCCGGCAGTTATCCAAGCGACAGCCAGAACTTCGTAGGTAATGAAGTGACGCATGTGGAGCAGTGTCTGTATTTCTGTTTATTAAAAAAAGGAAATTACAGCCTGGCCGGCAGTGGACATTTTGAGTATGGAAACCTGATTAAAGGAACCTCCTCCCAGGGAATCATTACTCCGCCCAATACCGGGACGCTTGCTGATAAGTCATACTACCTCAGCGGAACACCTGCATTCTGGAACGTGGCCGATACCTTCCCTTCAATTGGGCCGGGAAATTTGCTTGATTCCGGAAGTACACCTGCTTTTGACCGCTATCATTTTGCATCTGCCAAAACAATTAGCAATGACGTACTGCCTGTTGAGTTAACAACTTTTCGGGTGATCCCCGGAAAAACTACGGTTGTGATTGAGTGGTCAACGGCAAGTGAGAACAATAACGACTACTTCGTGGTGGAGCGCAGTGCCGATCTTCATTCAATTGATGATGTGGTAAAAGTGGACGGAGCAGGGGATAGCTGGATTCCTCTGAGCTATAAGGCCACAGACGAGCAGCCACTACAGGGAGTTTCTTATTATCGCCTTAGACAGATAGATTTTAACGGAGAAATCAATTTTCATAAGTGGGTTGCAGTTCGGATAGAAATGAATCAGCCTGTAAAGGCGTATCCGCAGCCGGTTGCAGGGCAACAGTTGTGGCTGGAATTACCAGGCGAAATGCGATTGCCGGTTTCAATATATATTACGGATGCAGCCGGCCGCCAGGTTCTGAGGGAACAACAGGATGAATATAAGGCTGCGCACTTGCTGCCATCGGGTTTAAAAGGAATTTATACACTGACGGTCATTGATGCAGGACAGCAAGTGGAAAGGCTCAATATCAGCGTGCTTTAA